Below is a window of Drosophila nasuta strain 15112-1781.00 chromosome X, ASM2355853v1, whole genome shotgun sequence DNA.
atatctatatctatatctatatctatatctatatctatatctatatctatatctatatctatatctatatctatatctatatctatatctatatctatatctatatctatatctatatctatatctatatctatatctatatttatatctatGTCTAtctctttaaataaatatctatctatctatatatataaatatataatatatacatgtctatatctatatttttaatcttcaTAATATATTCAGATTCTAATCGGGATCAATGTGCAAGTGCCTTCACCTCTCAGAGTTCCGGTTAGTTCTTCTACAATAGCAACGGTATCATGTGAATTGGGCAAATCATTATCAGCTTCGCATCCCGTGGACTTCTATTCGTCTGTCTGTTGGTGCAAATGTCTAAAACGTTTATCACTTGCTTCGTTCCAGGGCATGGCTTGGCACACGAATACGTGCTTAGCTTCGATTGCAAATCGCAGATCGTGTTACGGGGAGACTTGTACCCACTTGTTCGATGCCTGTGCCGTGTGTCCCTGTCttctatgtgtgcgtgtgtgtgcgtgtgtatgtgtatgtgtgtgtgtgtggcgtggCGTGGCGTTGCGACCACTCGACGGTTTATTAAATAGATTAATTAGCAAATATTATGATTATAgcgttcagttcagttgagtgcACATACTTTTTAAGTGGTGCTTATATGTGTACAACGTTGTACATACAAATCTCTATATGCATGtagaatatatagaatatatatatatatatttatatgtgtatgtatatacacagACTATAGGGCGATATCATGTGCATTAGACTTAGCCCGTATCGGATCGCGATGTCGAACTCGACACGAGTGTCTCTGTCGGGCTTTGATAAGCCAAAATGACAGACTATATTTAGGGGAGTCGCCTGGCGTGGCCACAGTTTTCCAAGCGACACGGTCCAGTACACAGTCCTTTAGCGGATACTCAGCACAGACAACACACAGACAGGACAtttgcagcacacacacacaggatCAGCATGAAGCTGGAGAGCGAGAAACGCATTAACCAACCGCCAAAGTATCTCAACGAGGACTTCTTCAAGGCCGCCCTCGAGGATGGACTGCGCGACATGCGCGTCGACATCAAGAAGATCATCTTTGCCGAATCaagcggcggtggcggtgaaAACTATTGCAGCAAAATCTATCGCGCCAAAGCTCTCTACAGGAGCAGTAAACGTCAGCTGGACGAGGAGTTGGCATTGATTGTGAAGAGCATTGCCATTACGCCGGCGACACAATTCCTCGAAGAGTTGGCCGTGTATTTGCGCGAAAAGATCTTCTATTTCGATGTGCTGGGCAAACTGGAGGTGCTGATCGGTGACGGATCGAAGTTTGGCGCTAAATGCTTCTACACAACTCGCGAGCCCATACAGACGATTGTCTTCGATGATCTCACACAGTATGGCTACAAGTTGGCTAGTCGCCAGAACGGGCTGAACGAGGAGCACTGCGTGGTCATCTTGCAGAAACTGGGAAAATTCCATGCCAGCTCCATGCTGCTGGCCGAGAAGGTGAGTTCGACTTTGCTCAATGCGAAAGATGTAGTATGACatactatgtacatatgtgtatttCGTTTATAGGAACCCAGTGTGCGAGAGCATTTTACCACAGGCATGCTGGATGAGAACTACATACGCACCAATGAGAGATTCATCAACTTCATGACACTGCAGCTGAATACGCTCGCCAATGTGGTGGGCAAGTGGTCGGGCTATGAGCAGCTGGCGGCGAAATTGCATCGCCATTGCGATAACATCAAGGAGAATCTGGTTATGACCGGCCGTCCCATACCCGGTGAAATCACAGTGCTCAATCACGGCGATCTGTGGGTCAACAATTTCATGTACAAATACCACGACGAGCTGCCCACGAAGCCCATCGATGCCATCTTTGTAAGTGCACACACACGAATTTGTCTAGAacttttatcaattttatttataaatgaaatattttatttgccttCCCTCTTAGGTGGACTTTCAGAACAGTTTCTTTGGCAGTCCCGGCTGTGACATCAATTTCTTTCTCAACAGCAGCGTGCAGCTCGATGTGCTGATCCATCGACGAGAGTTCCTCATCCAGACCTATTATGATTCGCTGCGCGACAGCTTGGAGCGCATGCATTCGGAGTTTGTGCCCAGCTTTGAGGATATACAGCATGAGATACGTTCCCGTGAGCTATACGGTTTCTTCTCATCGTACGCCTTTCTGCCCATGGTCACCATGAAGAAGGAGGACTCGTATGACATTAGCATTGAGGCTTTAACCGACTCTGATTTCGCTAAGAAGAAGGTACAATTGATGTTCTCCTCAAATCCCCGCACTACGGATACCCTGCGTTATGCCCTGCGACGATTCGATGAGCTGGGCATCTTTGATTAATCGATCGATCGACTGATCGattggttggttggtttttGGTTGGGCTGCCATGGCGGAtgcttaatttatatttataactaGCACTTGGCGCAACTTCTGCTGattgctcttttttttcgtcATCCTACACCTAAGTTCCTTTTAATACCCACTATTAATTTcggtgtgtttttttgttttctgtgtatttaatttaagcgcATTTGtctactttttatatatacttataaaatGCTTATTTctatgcaaaaacaacaaatcgaaatgttattttgtgtgttgctttaGAACTCCCAAGTGGACATCCATTTGAGCTTGTGCATCGTCGAGTTGGGCTCGTTGGCATGGGGACCAGTCATGCCATAGGCCAGCGGGGAGAAGAGCACAAAGCTGTAGGCAACCACCGAGAGCAGCGTACCGAGCAGCGCATGCTGCATCCATTTGGGCAGCGAGCGTATTATATAGTTGAACATAATGCCTgcaagcaaaaagaaaatgtgttgagatcaacaaacaaaacaaatctaaAATTAGCAAACTAACTCTTGAACTCGAGAACTCAAAACAAagttacaataaaaaatataaaatcaaatccTTGTTGAAGCAAACTAATTAATAGATAATGTGTTAAAATccacatacaaaatatattctaaaataccaaaataattattaaattcaatatttaagttaaaatGAAGTTAAATCGAATCCAAGTTGAAGggaaatttataaatagatAATGTGgttaattaaaaagcaaatctAAAACTAAGAAactaattattaaattcaacaattaagttaaaagaaagtgaaatcaaaaattctaaaacccaattcaatttgaactgaAATAATGAACTGATAATGTGTTAGCATCAACATACAAACTAAAATCTAAACTAGCAAActaattataaaattcaaaatctttGTTGAAAGAAAGTTAAATCAGAAGTCATAAAATCCAAGTTGGATTGAAGGTCAAGTAGTTGGCTTCGACTTGTTGGCGTGTAGTTTATGTTCAAATAGTATTTAAGTGGCTAACAATAGATTTGCAGGTAGTTTGCAGCCTATTAAGTTGACAACCATTGTTATCaggaaataaatttatatacatatatatttttaatccacaTTACGCTTTCTTACAGCATACCAAAGAAATTTCTAAGTGTTTCACAAGTGGTTCAACTATCTGATTAGAACAACTTTGGCAATTCAAAGCATCTTCGACTTGAAGATACCCTGTACAACTGCACTCACCCGTCAACAGCGAATTGAATATCAAGGCCGGAAAGTAGTGATGAAAGTAGAGCACTCGACCCATCGCCCAGAAGGGCAAATAGTGCAGCAGCCATCCAACAAAGAGCCAAGCAGCTGCCTGCAGTGACATCGACGCCTCCAGCTGTGATTCGCCACTCGAAGCACTCGACGTCTCAACGAGCTGAGTTGACTCGCTGCTACTCGCTGGACAACAGCTGCAGATGTCACCGATGGCAGGTTGATCTTCGGCAATTGGTTGTTGATTGACAGCCGCTTGGCCGGCACGACGCTGTTGCACGATGGCATTGTAGAGAAAGACGGCAACGAAGAGCGCCAGAAATACAAGATTGCTCCACCAGATGATGGGATTGCCCAGCAAATAGATGCGATAGCTGCTGCCTGAGAAGTATTGACCCTGCATAAAATTGAAGAAAGTTGTTAAGTCCTCTTAGCATTCGACTGAAAGTGCGTTTCACTTACGCGATAGTTGATGGGCCACTGCCAAGGCTGGCTGGTGACTTCGCCCTCCTTGGGCTTTAAGCCCGCGTTGCCCTGCAGCATGACAGCGTGTGATTCCAGAAAGCGTGAAAAGAAGCCAGGTGCATAAACGCTAAAACTGACGCTGGGTACTGAGGAAAAGAGAGAATCagttaaattttatattcaaatttgttgctAGTAGGAATTTAATCtcttattatataaataaaatatttaattagttaattagtAATATTTGTGATACTCGTTTAGCAgccttaaataaaatatatgttaagtAAGGCAACACGATTTCTGTGTTCCCATGCAAAAGTAATATTAGTTTCTTTGTGGGTCTGTTAAGTAaggaaaatatactgaagagTAATATGGGGTGGCCGCTAAGTGCAATTGATATGAAGTGAAATAAATCACATCTATTTATGCACAAGTATTCTAAGCATTATGTAaggtttttcgtttttgagaGACCGTTATGAGAAGAAATTATGTTTAGAAGTGAATATTGATATTAAGTACAGTGTGGCCGTTAAGTGCAAACAACATTAAGTGAAACGTATTTTCTGCATATTCTTAAGCTTTTGTGTGATAGTTaagcaaagaaaatagatacaaattaaattttactatTAAGAACAGAGTGGCTGTTAAGTGCAAATAACAGTTAATAAAGTCTAACATAATTTAGTGTATTTTAAGCACATTATTAAGTACTTTATATATGTCAACCGACGAAAATATGCCGCAAAGTTAATGATAGTATTAATTACAGAGTGGCCGTTAAGtgcaaattgtattaaaagaTATCGCTCTCATTTTTCTTTACATATTTCAAAgatttttttcaacatttgttGAGGAATTTGTATGGTTATTAAATCTACTCCGTGGAAATTATGTAATCAAAGTATGAAtgtgttattaaaataataaaaataaataataatgtctTACGCTGCTTGTGCTGATTGTCCTCGACATTCCATTGGGCGAACTTGTCGCGTACGTTGTGATTACAGGAGACCTCCTGCTGCTCAAAGCCCCACTTGGGCAGCTGCTTGCCGCTGGACGTGAGCGCACAGTTCTGCAGATAGTGCACGAACATCAAGCGTGAAGTCACCGTGTGTATACTTTGGTTTGTACGGCCGCCCACAACAAGCACGCGCCAAATATCGTTGGCATCGCCGACACCCGCCTAAGAGTGACAGCGAAAGAGaattaaaaagtgaaaaaaaaaaaatgttttctttattgatAAGTATCTTTACCTCGCCGTAGCCCGTGACTTGCATATGCTTCTTAGTCATTGGCGCCGCTTCGTTGTGAGAGTGCAGATTGCGTTTGGTCACCACATGCTCCAGACGCAACAGATCGCCATTACGCAGCAACTTCAATTTGCCACCGGGCACCGACTGTTTGTTATACGGTTTAATCAGCCACAGATTGTTGTCATCCTTGTGCGTATACGTGGTGATCTGATCGAAGAAATAGCAGTTGAAAGCGAATTGATTAAGTCGAAATACAATATCGATTTACCTGCTGCTGACGGGCGCCACTCTCTTTGGGATAGAGATGAGCATGCGAGTGCAAATAGCCGCCGCCGGTTTTGTGATTCTTGATGGTCACCAGAGCGCCATAAGCCACATGCCGGGGCATGCTTGCATTGTACAGCGAGTTGCCAATGAGACGCGATTGAAACGCCGAACTATAGAAGCCATCGCCATTGCCACTGCGATTCAGCACTTGCAGATGAATGTAAAAGAACAGCGTATAGAGCATAATGGGCCACACGATCAGCGTGATGGCACGACAGGCAATCTGTTTGATCGTCTCCAGAACGGGCTTGGCCAGATCACCCAAGATTAGCCAGAGTTCGCTGGCCGTATGCAAACCCACCAGCAGCACCACAAAGAGACCCACAAACTTCACACTGATGGTGCATGAGAGCATGGTGCCAGTCAGCGAGAGCCAGCACCACCAGCGAAACGTGTAGGAGCCACCGGCTGCGGTGCACTTGGATATCTTCACCATGCCCCAAACGGAGGCCATCATGAAGAACAAGAGTATGGGATCCAGCAATATGTATTGATTGAGTGTAAGCAGACCCACGTCTAGGAAGAaaggcataaataaataagttagtAAAAGGTCATGAAAAAGAATGAATCTTCAAGGAACTAAATAAAGTTGTAAAAGCCCCTTTTGGGGGAGTATTTCTAAGTAATAAATTAGATGGATAAAGCGAATTTAAGCACTCCTTTCTTAGAGCTTAGCTTGATgtagaaagaaagaaattagAGTGATTCTTTTAAGtacaaaaagataaaaataaagagagagagagagagagagagagagagagaatagatagaaaaaaaatgaaaaataatgatTACATCAAGGAAATAAATGAGATCGAATTTGGATTTTAAGCAACTTTATCTTAAAGTTTCCTTAAGGAAAAGAGACTTAACTAGAATGAATACCATCTTTTATAATCAGCCAGAAAGGTATTGAATATTAGTTGAAAAAGATGTGACATACTAATTATGTAAGCGTCTTTTAAGAAAAGTTGAGAAATATATGTTATTGATAGGGTTGCATAAAGGGAATCaataaagaaaagcaaaatatgaataaatgaaagaaaCTGTGGCTTAGAGATATTCTCGCATACATGAACGTCCGATAGATGAGCTCAAGTGCTTGTGGAAGCCTTCGGCTTAGCCACTTACCAAAGATGAGGTAGGCCGCCGACAGCAAAGCCGCCTCATGGGAGTGCGTCAGATCGTAGACGGTGTCAAAGCCCATGGGCATAATGAGTGCGCCCAGCGTTGTGCAGAACTGGAAATGAATCAAGAGATTAGCTGAGAAACAACTGCAGAACGAGTTTAGAATGCAGCTTACGTATCGCATGCCCTGGTAACGTGTTTCGTTGTACTTGTCGCCGGGTTTCTCGAACGGAAAGGTGCCATTGTAGCCTGTCAGATAGCCAGACAAACCAATCAGCATCTgcaaacgagagagagagagatggagaaagCACAGAGACAGAATAGAATGAGAAGTCGAtagttggagttggagctaCAAACCTTGCCCAGTGGTGGATGTACATCAAAGAAGAACGTACGGTTGATGTACCAACTGCCCATTTTGCCAAAATGCGTTTCATCCCAGCTGGAAAATGAGGCATCACGTCAATGACATCCACAGAATTGACAGCAAATAAATCGAACACTTACCAAATGTGATCCGGTTCAGTTACCTTATAGAAGCGTGTTGCAAATGTGATCAGCAGCACAGTGCCAAGCAAAAGCCACCAGCGCCTGAGAAAAAAATTGATgaaaagttgaagaaaaatGATTTTGAAGCAAGTTTGTTGCTTCGTTGCAGTCTTTTGTTTATGCGCATGCTTACCAATTGCCCTCATTCGACTGCGTACTCTCGGTCTTGGGCAATTCCTTTGTTTTTCGCGTACATTTAACCACACTGGCAGCcatatttttgtgttaaataagtaaataaatgagaaTTGGCTTAGTTAAAGTCTTTTACATTTTAACTGTTGCACACGTCAACAGCGACAGAGATGAATCCAGTTAGACAGTTAAGCCAAGTCAAGTCAGAGCAAGCGGCCAGAATGCTTTCTCTTGTGGCATTCTTTCATTCCACCATAATCACAACAACGGACCATTCAAGTGAGCGAAAACCGGTCTTGTTGTCTTGGCTAACCATTTGAATCAGCTGCTTGAGCTTGGCCAAGCTTAGGGCTGTCTTGGCTGTCATCTATCGATAACACACTTATCGAAGTTTATCGTTTCATAAAGACTTTGAACTTATAGCAATgcattgatttgcattttttcatgAGCTGTTTCAATTTAGTCAACTCTagctatttaaattgttgaaacTTGTGGGCAGATAATTAtgtttaatgatttatttggAATGGGGAAAAGCACATCTTTtcacatataatataatgaaacCAGGTAAACCAATTGAGATTGGCTTATGGAGATTCAATAATACAATAGTcgactataaaataaaaatattgtacttttgttttctctttgcaCGTGTGAATATTCCtttattaatcaaatattcggtcaattaacaataatatttaccttaattttttaaatgtctattgtcgtttgtttttgtgatcATAGAAAATTATTAGTTAATAGAATGCgcaacgaaataaaaaagttatgctgaaaatagttaaaataGTTATTTCGCAGATcttaaaagtatgcaccacaatcattgaatttaatgaggttggtgttgttgttgtcaatgaTGTGGAAGTGCAGAAGATGACGTTCGTCATTAGAAACCGCCGCGGCTTGCAAGAAACTGTCGAGTAAGCCGGTGAAATACCcggcgaacataaatcagcagtaAGTAAATATGTCTAAAGTCAActtttgtgttgcatacttttaggatgaCTCGAATTGCTTAATAGAATTGCGCTTCTGGGCAAATCACATTTGtagtgcatacttttaggatgaAGCAAATAAAAGGGtgttaaaataattttcatcgatcctaaaagtatgcaccaTAATCGATGAATTCCTTGAGGTtcatgttgtcgttgtcaatGATGTGAAAGTGCAGTAGATGACGTTGGCCATTCAAAGCATAAAACTGCAGAGTCAGCAGTTTAAATACCAGGCAAACATAAATGAGCAGCAAGTAGAAATGCGGAAAATTCCTTGGTGGAAAACTTttctgttgcatacttttaggatgaCCGAAATTGCTTAATAGAAATGCTGCGTTGTTGAAACAAAGTCGTGCAAGCCACAATTATGTTGCATTCTCTTAGCAtcaagcaaataaaaagaaatattttcgaAGAAATGCTGAAAGTCGAGGCTGCACATGAAGAGTATTTGGACTTCAGCAATTAACTTTGGCACAAGCTATTTAAACCCATATGCAGATCGACCTACAGCTAAGACACGATCCATGCATTGCCTTTCCAGAAGTTTTCTTAAAACGTTGACATCGTCTCCAGCTATTGTAAATACACTTGGCAATTTGCTAAAGCACATGCGCTTAAAAGAGCTGACTTGAGATAGTTAGTTTGTGGGCATGAGTTATTTGTTAAACTGGAACGCATCGTGCAGTCATTTGTCTCAAATGTTCGATCGCCCCCACTGGCCAAATGAGTCGCATTTATAATAAGAAGCGCGAGGCGCGAGGGAAGCAAACCAAAGACCACAGAGACCGTTGTTGGCCAAGTTTTATGCACATTTAACACTTGTAAATGGCCAGCAATCATTTTTTGTAGCCGCAGCCGTGGCAAACAGCAAATGTACCTCACATTGGACGCTCCACGCTCCCCGTTGACCACTCTCCGCTCTCTGGTCTTGTCTATTGGCAGTGGACTGGGCATTTGGGGCACgttcttttgttgtttcgcCAGGCGGCAGGcaactaaaaacaacaagcCAACAgaatgatgaagatgatgacgaTAAAGCTTCAACGTTTTGgctggcttggcttggcttcgttcgcttttcagttttcagtttcgacttcatctttttttttgcgttgccAAAGGGGCACTGCCACAGCCCCTGGGCTCAGCTTTGGTCGTCGTAGTCGTCGTTGTAGTCGGCTTTAATCGCTTTGATCTTGGCGCACAAGAGTTAATTGCACGCTTGCTGCACAGTGGCGGCTGCACAgtcgctgtggctgtggctgttgctttAGCTGTTGTCTTGTCTgtgttgcctgttgcctgttgcactggcactggcactggcagCGTCGCAATTTGTAAGATAGAAACGTTGCAAAGGCACGCCGTGTGGCAGCttcaatcaaattaattgcgcactgttgttgctgctgctcttcgaCTTCTCGACTGCTCGACTGcatgttgtgtgtttgtgtgtgtgtgtggtttttaTGTGTGACACTCGCAGGGTGGTTGCAACTCCACTTTAGCTTTAGCATCATCTTCAACTGCCACTGTGTTGCAACGACAGACAAGATGCCAGGcgacaacaaaattgttgtaatCAACTTAAGAGCTatcattaaacatttttctaaTTGCCCTCGacaaaagcacaaacaaaaaacagtaGCAACAATTAACTCATTTTTGCCAGTCTCTGTCTTTCAAGTCCACTTCTGGTTCCTTCATCTTTCATGAGCCGCCTCGGAGTTTTCCCATAGCAGACACACAAAATGTATCTAGATCAGCGCAGAgctataaaaagaaaacaaatactGCTGCTTATTATGCTGGAACTTTCATTAAGATGGCATGAT
It encodes the following:
- the LOC132796143 gene encoding protein O-mannosyl-transferase 2, encoding MAASVVKCTRKTKELPKTESTQSNEGNWRWWLLLGTVLLITFATRFYKVTEPDHICWDETHFGKMGSWYINRTFFFDVHPPLGKMLIGLSGYLTGYNGTFPFEKPGDKYNETRYQGMRYFCTTLGALIMPMGFDTVYDLTHSHEAALLSAAYLIFDVGLLTLNQYILLDPILLFFMMASVWGMVKISKCTAAGGSYTFRWWCWLSLTGTMLSCTISVKFVGLFVVLLVGLHTASELWLILGDLAKPVLETIKQIACRAITLIVWPIMLYTLFFYIHLQVLNRSGNGDGFYSSAFQSRLIGNSLYNASMPRHVAYGALVTIKNHKTGGGYLHSHAHLYPKESGARQQQITTYTHKDDNNLWLIKPYNKQSVPGGKLKLLRNGDLLRLEHVVTKRNLHSHNEAAPMTKKHMQVTGYGEAGVGDANDIWRVLVVGGRTNQSIHTVTSRLMFVHYLQNCALTSSGKQLPKWGFEQQEVSCNHNVRDKFAQWNVEDNQHKQLPSVSFSVYAPGFFSRFLESHAVMLQGNAGLKPKEGEVTSQPWQWPINYRGQYFSGSSYRIYLLGNPIIWWSNLVFLALFVAVFLYNAIVQQRRAGQAAVNQQPIAEDQPAIGDICSCCPASSSESTQLVETSSASSGESQLEASMSLQAAAWLFVGWLLHYLPFWAMGRVLYFHHYFPALIFNSLLTGIMFNYIIRSLPKWMQHALLGTLLSVVAYSFVLFSPLAYGMTGPHANEPNSTMHKLKWMSTWEF
- the LOC132796144 gene encoding uncharacterized protein LOC132796144 yields the protein MKLESEKRINQPPKYLNEDFFKAALEDGLRDMRVDIKKIIFAESSGGGGENYCSKIYRAKALYRSSKRQLDEELALIVKSIAITPATQFLEELAVYLREKIFYFDVLGKLEVLIGDGSKFGAKCFYTTREPIQTIVFDDLTQYGYKLASRQNGLNEEHCVVILQKLGKFHASSMLLAEKEPSVREHFTTGMLDENYIRTNERFINFMTLQLNTLANVVGKWSGYEQLAAKLHRHCDNIKENLVMTGRPIPGEITVLNHGDLWVNNFMYKYHDELPTKPIDAIFVDFQNSFFGSPGCDINFFLNSSVQLDVLIHRREFLIQTYYDSLRDSLERMHSEFVPSFEDIQHEIRSRELYGFFSSYAFLPMVTMKKEDSYDISIEALTDSDFAKKKVQLMFSSNPRTTDTLRYALRRFDELGIFD